The Crocinitomicaceae bacterium genomic interval TGCAGTAACTGGTCAGCAGTGAATTTGGTTGATGGGTTGAGTGGTACAATTGATCTTGGTGGAAACTGGAACAATGTATCTGGAGAAGGGACACTTACAGGTAGCTTATGGCAGCCAGAAGACACTACTATGTCAGGTGCTTACGATTTTGAATATGTTGTTAATAATTCTGTTTGTCCAAATGATACAGCAGTAGTTACAGTAAACATCATAGATTGTACAGGCATGACTGAGTCTGAAATCAACAATCTTGTAATCTATCCTAATCCAGTGGTTGATGTGCTTGCTATCAGCAATCTTGAGATCACCAATGGAGTTATTGAAGTGATGGATATTCAAGGTAAAATTGTCAACTCGTTTGTTGTAACAAATGTTAATGGTAATTTCTACATTGACATGTCTGACGTTCAGCGCGGAGTTTACGTGATACGTGTTATCAGCGAAGATTTTAATGCTGAGACTAGAGTAATTAAAAATTAATAAAATTAATCTGATGAAACGCCCTGACAACCTCGGGCGTTTTTTATCTTAGCATCTGAATTCTAACCCCATATTATGCCAATACGTGCTCCGTTTAATTTAAAAAGTGGATTGATGAAAACAGAAATCTGCTGAAACCACCTGTGTCAAACAAAAATTTGTACACTGAATCCGGTGACTATATTGTGATGATTGTTGGCGGGCCAAATGCAAGAAAAGATTATCACTTCAATGAAACGGAAGAACTTTTTTATCAGATTGAAGGAGACATTTCTGTAACTATTCAAGAGGATGGAAAGGCCAGAAAAATTGAAATAAAAGAAGGCGATATGTTTCTGCTGCCGGCCAACACCCCACACAGTCCGGCACGTCCTGAAAATACCGTTGGTCTTGTAGTTGAATGTGTGCGTAAGGGAACAAATTTCAGGGACGGCTTACTTTGGTTTTGTGATAATTGCAATCACAAATTACATGAAACCTATTTTGAGTTAGAGAATGTAGAAAAAGATTTTCAGCCGCGATTCAGAGAATTTTACAATTCACTTGATTTGCGCACGTGTAAAAAGTGTGGACACGTAATGGAAACTGACCCACGCTTCACTGACGAAAAGTAGTTGTTTGTATTAGATAAAATTCATGTGAGGCATTACAAGCCTAACTTGGTTCTTAAATAATTTTCCAGTTCAATTTTAAGTGACGAGTTGGAATCAACAAATAAACTTTTTTTGCCAATTACCAGTGTACCACAACCCATCAGACGGGTGTCTATTTGATTCTGTTTATCTTTTATAATTGATTTGACTAAAGCTGAAATGGAGTCAAATTCAGATTCACTGAGGGGCGTTGATTTTGGTTCACCACCTGAATATTCTCCAGATGAACTTTCAGCCGGACTTACCGGATTATAAATCAAACTATCAGTACGAATAATGAACTCATTATTGCTGCCATCAACATAGATGTACGCCGGTGAATCAGCTTTAGCTGCAGCCATGCCAAGTATTGCTATTGCGCAGATAAATACCGGAAAAAATATTTTTTGAATTCTCATAATGTTCTTTTATTTCAGCACGGTGACATGACCCTTAATTGATGTTCATTTTCATCCAAGTCTTTGTAGATGATTACCCAAACATATACATCATCCGGAACTTTTGTGCCGTTATACGTGCCGTCCCATTGATGATCAATAGAAGATGTTGAATAAACAATTTCACCCCAACGATTAAAGATGAGCATTTCAAAGTAAGAGATATTCTGAGTTATTGCTTGAAAATAATTATTGTGCTGATCTCCATTTGGTGTAAAGGCGTTAGGAACATAGATTAAAGGATCAAAATAGATAGGAACATTGGCGCTTGCTGTGCAGCCGTTCTGA includes:
- a CDS encoding 3-hydroxyanthranilate 3,4-dioxygenase, whose amino-acid sequence is MDENRNLLKPPVSNKNLYTESGDYIVMIVGGPNARKDYHFNETEELFYQIEGDISVTIQEDGKARKIEIKEGDMFLLPANTPHSPARPENTVGLVVECVRKGTNFRDGLLWFCDNCNHKLHETYFELENVEKDFQPRFREFYNSLDLRTCKKCGHVMETDPRFTDEK
- a CDS encoding gliding motility-associated C-terminal domain-containing protein, whose protein sequence is MYFDPLIYVPNAFTPNGDQHNNYFQAITQNISYFEMLIFNRWGEIVYSTSSIDHQWDGTYNGTKVPDDVYVWVIIYKDLDENEHQLRVMSPC